In the genome of Pseudonocardia cypriaca, the window CACCCTCGGCTTCGGGGTCCGCGTGCTGCTCTACGACGCCGGTCTGTTCGACGTCGAGCTGGTGGAGGTGACCGGCGCCGTCACGGTGTCGGAGGCCGACGTCCTCGCGGCGGCCGCGGTGCAGGCCCGCACCCCGCTCGCCGCCGTCGACGTCGAGGGCGTGGCCACCCGGGTGGCGGCCCTGCCCCCGGTCGAGTCGGTGTCCGTGGGGCGGTCGTGGCCCCACACGGTCACCGTCGCGGTCACGGAGCGGGTGCCGGTGGCGACGGTCACGACGTCGCGGGGGCCTGCGCTCGTCGACCGCTCCGGCGTCGTCTACCCGGGCGCACCCCCGCCCGGCCTGCCCCGGCTGACGACCACGCCGCGCTCCGGTGACCCGGTGACGGTCGCCGCCGTGACCGTGCTCACGGCGCTGCCGGACGCCCTGCGCGCGCAGGTCGAGACCGCGGGCGCCAGCGTCATGGCGCCCGGCGCCCCCGGCCAGGTGACACTGCGCATGCTCGACGGCAAGGAGGTGCGCTGGGGCACACCGGAGCGGGCGGAGGAGAAGGCCGCCGCCCTCACCGCGCTGCTCACCCAGCCCGGCACCGTCTACGACGTGACGAGCCCGGACCTGCCCACGATCCGCCGCTGATCCGATACCGCGCACCGGTCGGGTGTCGTCGGATCGCCCGCTATGGTGACGCGCGGCCCCCGCTGGCCCGTTCTGGCGGGCCGGAGGGGAAGATCAGCATTGAAGATCGACCCCTTTGGGGGCTGGCGTGCCAGCGGCGCGCCTGCTGGACCGAGACCGGGACGAGACCTAGCGTCTCCCTGGATGGCCCGGACCCCCGGGGACGGACCCGAGCTTGACTGGAAGGTGCGCCCTTATGACGCCCCCGCACAACTACCTGGCCGTGATAAAGGTCGTCGGCATCGGTGGCGGCGGCGTCAACGCCGTCAACCGCATGATCGAGGTCGGCCTGAAGGGCGTCGAGTTCATCGCGGTGAACACGGACGCGCAGGCCCTCCTGATGTCCGACGCCGACGTGAAGCTCGACATCGGGCGGGAGCTGACCCGCGGCCTTGGCGCGGGCGCCAACCCCGAGGTCGGGCGCAAGGCCGCCGAGGACCACCGCGAGGAGATCGAGGAGGTCCTCAAGGGGGCCGACATGGTCTTCGTCACCGCCGGCGAGGGCGGTGGCACCGGCACCGGCGGCGCGCCCGTCGTCGCCTCGATCGCGCGGAAGCTCGGCGCGCTCACGATCGGCGTCGTCACCCGGCCGTTCACGTTCGAGGGGCGCCGCCGGGCGGGGCAGGCCGAGGAGGGCATCACCTCCCTGCGCAACGAGTGCGACACGCTCATCGTGATTCCGAACGACCGGCTGCTGCAGCTCGGCGACGTGGGTGTCTCGCTGATGGACGCCTTCCGCTCGGCCGACGAGGTGCTGCTGTCCGGTGTGCAGGGCATCACGAACCTGATCACCACCCCGGGTCTGATCAACCTCGACTTCGCCGACGTCAAGTCCGTCATGTCGGGCGCGGGCAGCGCCCTGATGGGCATCGGGTCCTCCCGCGGGGAGGGGCGCGCCGTGCAGGCCGCCGGCAAGGCGATCAACTCGCCGCTGCTCGAGGCCTCGATGGACGGGGCGCAGGGCGTGCTGCTGTCGATCGCGGGTGGGTCGGACCTCGGCCTCTTCGAGATCAACGAGGCC includes:
- a CDS encoding cell division protein FtsQ/DivIB, whose amino-acid sequence is MSRPGRGRRGERGVGRAVADRPATRPPRDPERPLPRPVSKERYRRRRLAALVAGLLLLVTLGFGVRVLLYDAGLFDVELVEVTGAVTVSEADVLAAAAVQARTPLAAVDVEGVATRVAALPPVESVSVGRSWPHTVTVAVTERVPVATVTTSRGPALVDRSGVVYPGAPPPGLPRLTTTPRSGDPVTVAAVTVLTALPDALRAQVETAGASVMAPGAPGQVTLRMLDGKEVRWGTPERAEEKAAALTALLTQPGTVYDVTSPDLPTIRR
- the ftsZ gene encoding cell division protein FtsZ, whose protein sequence is MTPPHNYLAVIKVVGIGGGGVNAVNRMIEVGLKGVEFIAVNTDAQALLMSDADVKLDIGRELTRGLGAGANPEVGRKAAEDHREEIEEVLKGADMVFVTAGEGGGTGTGGAPVVASIARKLGALTIGVVTRPFTFEGRRRAGQAEEGITSLRNECDTLIVIPNDRLLQLGDVGVSLMDAFRSADEVLLSGVQGITNLITTPGLINLDFADVKSVMSGAGSALMGIGSSRGEGRAVQAAGKAINSPLLEASMDGAQGVLLSIAGGSDLGLFEINEAASLVQEAAHPEANIIFGTVIDDSLGDEVRVTVIAAGFEAGGPTHKKLEPTAFKSQEKTSPGVIAAGVSGTTASAAGNGSAPAAAPSAPAAPPPTVPGSQPSPPPSSPPPSASVPNGNGAQNGAGHAAGNGSAAAQSTPYTSGRGAATGQPAHPTAPNQAGTLPPATPPAAGGTGYTPLQRQPDAPRREAAYEQPVPEPQRPHVSERSSAPLYTQPVDVTDLDDDVDVPPFMKR